From the Gossypium hirsutum isolate 1008001.06 chromosome A02, Gossypium_hirsutum_v2.1, whole genome shotgun sequence genome, the window tacttctttatgttgatgacatgttgataacagcaaaagataaaggagatataagaaatgtcaaaacccaactaagtaaagaatttgagatgaaagatttaggaccagtaAAAAAGATACTGggaatggagattctcagagatagaaaaacaagtaaattgtacctaagtcagaaggggtacattaagaaagttctttgcaggttcaatatgcagagtgctaagcctgttagtactcctttagcagcccatttcaaactttcatcagttttgtctccacaatcagatgatgagattgagtacatgtcacatgttccatactctagtgcagtgggatctctcatgtatgctatggtttgttcacgtccagatttatcatatgcagtcagtgcagttagcagatacatggagaatcctggtaaagaacactggaaagcaattcagtggattctaagatacttacgaggtactactgatgttttcttacagtttggaagagctaaagatggagtcataggatatgttgatgctgatttcgctggagaccttgataaaagaagatctctcacatgttatgtctttacaatcgaaggttgtgcaatcagttggaaagccactttgcagtctacggtcgctttgtctaccactgaagctgagtacatggcaattactgaggcttgtaaagaagctatttggttgaagggactctttagtgaactcaatgaagaccttcaaatcagcacagtatttgtgacagtcagagtgccatctttcttacaaaagatcaaatgtttcatgagagaacaaaacaaattgatgttcggtatcattttgttcgtgatattattgctcgtggtgatattgttgtgagcaaaattagtactcatgaaaatcctgcagatatgatgactaagtcacttcctataaccaagtttgagcattgcttagacttggttggtgttcattattgaacttaaacccttaaggggttttatggaagaggtggagaacttgtttattgaaagttcgcgatgaagaacttgttcattgagaatttgtgtcaaggtggagattgttagaattaagtgacccaaattcttatttaaataaaatacgatggaaaataaaataaaagtaaaatccatatagaactagacttcttttattttattttagaataaggttttttaaaccttattaaactccatctattttatattgattaggataaggtgtttcaatcctactagaatatggctttacaagcctataaatagacatagtctattcctcttgtattgattcaatttttcgacatagtgaattttcttctcctctgctcgtggttttttcccgaaagggttttcacgtaaaatttgtgtgttcattatttttattttattttattttattttttctcaattaatgtataatattaactcacaatttctttttctttttttgaaaaattgtgATTTTGGGGTTGATAAGGACGTCTTCGCAAAATGTCATTATGAGATTGTTTGTATCATTtggatgataatatgtatttttaatttttaatcttagACCAATCAAAAGGTTTTCAAAACTGAACTGAACTTAATTCTCtagacttttttttcttttttttttcgaattaaatcaCTTACGTTTTTTTTATTGTCATGAGAATACAATATGTCAAATACAATAAGAAAACATACACAAGGTTCACAATAAATGACACTATCAACAAAACATGTTCTAAATAGAAATACTAAAAGAAACCCATGACTATAAAGACAATCAATCCTAATTTCTCCAAGTATTTGTATTAATCAACTTCTAAAAATTATTATTCAATCAATATATTAGGAATCTTATACATCTTAAAATCATTCAATGATAAAAAATGAATCTTGCATAAAAAATCTCAATTCTTCACAACAAAAACCACAATCCTAATTTTCTAgatattaatcaataaaattatcaaattagggaAATCTtattatcaaaattataaaatgtacaagaaaataagaaaaatttgagaaaaaaaatgattaatgttgaaataaaataaagaattaaaggttttttttggggggttagtgatagtgaaaataataatttttaaattttttataaggtATTCACCaattatataaactaaaattttctttttaaattaccCCACTGCTACTGattataacaattaaaaaaaGTTCATGTCTAACGAAACATAAACGAAAACAcgttagtaatttttttatacaacaaaattaataattaaatgatgaCAAATTATATAATTTACCTTATATTTTAAGTGTCATTACTATGAAGCCCGCATCTTATCAagtaaaatttgtaattaaaagtgagcgtttgatcgaatcgaatcgaatgaaaattttttaagttaacgaatattgttttattattttaatttaatttgaaaatttatcaaatcgaATTGAGTAAGATGAAATTAGAATTGAATCGAGTAAAGCTGGAATTAGaataaaattgaataagatgaaatttgaatcgaatcgaatcgaatatatttatttaaggtaaatttaaaaaatgactttGAGCCTGGATCATTGTAACTATTGCTACACACtataatcaaatttattattaactttcatgcttatttattaatcttttatatactaTTTGGATTCTTTACTTGCTTAATTGCTTCAATTATTTCCTGATTGTTGTTaccatatattttgaaattaaatgtaaaattttttttaataaaagttattttcaagatgaaatgtaaaattgataccaataaaaaaatttaacatgaataattttatggcatcatcaataattcaatttttaatagaaattcaTAAAGATTCaacatgattaaacaattcaataatataaaaaatataaaatttgatattcaagtcaataatataaataataaaataaattaaaaattagggtttgagaagaaataaaattttgggaaaaaacaaaagaaaaaaattggggATTAAAATATattggaagaaaataaaagaaaaaaaacttttgaGAGTTTGAGGGGAATAAAATTTTCTGGGCAGGAAGTAAAAAAGTTTAAGAGGTTAGGGGAAAGGAAGTAAAAAGAtctaatattttgtttatttaaattaaaaattaaaaaaatttgaattgattcgattaacttgattaattcaattcaaataatttaaaattcaatctttttttcgaatcgaattaaaTTTTAGTCTCTCTAACACAAATTTATACCAAATCTGCTTATTTCAAACTTCCATTTGTTAGTTCCAAATTAACacaataaaatcataataaacaagaaaaagaaaatctattatagcataaattagaaaaaaaagggcCACGAACTCAGGCAGAAGCATCAAGTAGTGGTGGTGTTTCACAAATTATAGATGTTGTTCAAAGTTTGGAGGTGGCGAGCTTTATAAGATCCTTCCTAAGAATCTTGCCAGATGGATTCTTGGGTATTGAAGCTACAAATGCCACTTTCCGAATTCTTTTATATGGGGCAACCTGTTCATTTCATTTACCCATCAATTTAACAACTTGATAATTCAACAGAGTTAAACAACCCAATTTCATTCACGTGCATACCTGTCTACCCACGAAATCCATCACTCCTGTCTCCGATAAATTGCTTCCGGGTTTTCTTACCACGTATGCCATCGGAAACTGACCAACCTCCCTATCAGGAAACCTGAAACACCCAATCACTAAAATTATACACATGCCCAACCTCCGGTAAGGTCCAAATAAGAGGTGACAACTTACGGAATAACCGCAGCATCTAAGATATCCGGATGGGAAAGGAGCAATGCCTCAAGCTCTGCAGGAGGAacctgccaaatcaaaactatcACTTTGTTTGTTTGTTATATTCCTTGTACAAAAGGCAAGCCAATTTGGGGGCTCATTCACCTGATATCCCTTGTACTTAATCAGCTCCTTCAACCTGTCAACTATAAATATGAAGCCATCCTCATCAATATAGCATAAGTCGCCAGTCCTCAGCCATCCGTCCGAGTCAAGTGTCGACGTCGTTGCTTCTGGATTACTGAAATAACCTACAATACCCAAGTCAAAGTGTCTGTTTAGGGGCATTTGCACAACCCACCCTCCCTTATTACCCTAATGTTTCCTCGGCATTTTCAAAGCTAATCAGTGGCCAAACCTCAAAAACAatttttaatctaaataataaagaaatcatTCCAGCATGTATAATTAAACAACCAAATATGCCCAAACACTCATCCGTCACCTACCACGAAAAAGTCAGAATATGGGATAAAAAAGGCGCATTTTGCTTTTGGTCTAATTTGCCCCCAGTCCCTCTACTATTTGGAGTTTTAAAAATTCAGTTTCTCTGTTTTTCATGAATTCCTTTTGTCTATTTTCAGTAAAAGTAACATGAAGATCTTTATACTAAGAGTTGAAATGTATTTTATTCATTCTACTCAAAATTTAAGCAAATTAATACCCGTAggttaaattaaagagtaaactgaccattcttttaaaaatttcatgtcACTATATAAAGTCCACCATTAAAAACTGGTTTCTATATATTAACATGAAGTCCACCTAGCACGCCACATGTCACTATCTGATTATTTCATTAGCTACATCAGTTTTTAAgtgaaaatttttacaaaaaggATAAATTTACCCTTAAATCTAATATACATAgattaatttatttctatttttaagtaaaaaaacaaaataatgacTCCGGTACAGAGCTTAGGGAATTTCATAATACATTTacctctatttttttatttttaaaaattaaagagcGATTCACTATACTGATGATGTTAACTAAAGTAAGATTAGTGActaattttgaatattaaaatatcacatttaacaataatcaaatattaaaatattaaaatcttaaTTCAATTAAGGTAGATATTATTATCAATGTATGACGTGTGACGATATTGAAACTCATCTTTTTATTCTTATTCCTATTCCTATTCCTATTCCTATTCCTATTCATGGTtcataaaaaactaaattaagtCCACAAAGTATATAGGAAGTAAGAGAATATTCAAACCCTTGGTTTTAGTGGCTTTAAAGGATATTAATAATTAGGATAATACCTTTCATAACGGAGGGGCCCCTAAGCCAAAGCTCACCCGTCTGGTTCACGTTCAAAGCCTTACCACTATCCGGGTCCACAACCTTAGCCTCCATGCTAGGCGACAACATCCCCGCCGTACCATACTTTCGGCTCTCTTCCAATGAGTCCGTCGACGCACCAATCCCAGTTGACTCAGTCAAGCCGTACCCTTGAAGAATCTTTACATTCGGATACTTCTCCAGAAAACCCTCAATCACTTCTTTACTAAGCGGTGCCCCACCTGACAACGCCGAATGCAACGAACTCAGATCGTACTTCTTCCGTATCTGATCGGCGGCGTTTACCATCGCCACCAAAATTGGTGGCACCAGAGGTAGGTAGGTTGCCCGGTACTTCTCGATGGTTGATAGCATGTCGTGCATCTCGAACTTCGATAAAACTATGACCGTTGATCCAGAGGCCAACAGCCCAGTGGCAAAGGCTACTAAGCCGTAGATGTGAAACATAGGAACCGTGCAGATGAACTTTTCTCCTACTTCTATGCTGAACCTGTTTATAACCGTTTGTACCATGGCTATAAGATTTCTATGAGATGAAACCACTCCCTTGCTAGCACCTGTCGTACCAGAGGAATAAAGCAGAGTCGCCGTGTCATCCTGGTTGACTTGGTCCCTCACTCGACTCCCACTCGGTTCCCTCTTCATCATCTGATGTAAAGTTGTTACAATCTTCGCTTCCCCAGCCTGACTGCTCACGTGATCTTCTAGAAGCACGATCGGGATGGTGGAGCCTGCTAATTTAGGGAGGAGTTGAGGAATAGTGAAGGCGAGAACTGGCTTAGAATCGGCGACTTGTTTCCCGATTTCATTAGCCGTGTTGAGAGGGTTGGTGGTCGTTATGATAGCGCCCAGGGACATAACAGAGAGGCAAACAATGGGGAAGAAGATGGAGTTGGGTGAAAGGAGTAGAACCACATGGCCTTTCCGGATTCCCATGTCGGAAAGACACGTGGCGACGGAATCAACAGCCCTCCAAAGCTCCGAGAAGGTGAGATGGCGGCCGGTAGCGGCGTCGATGAAGGCAACTTTACCGTGGTGCGCCCGAGCCGAGATAAATGTGGTGACATCGAGGGAGTCGTTCTTGGGGAGTGGAATGGGTTTGCGCTTGCTGTAGAAGGTAGAATTGGACCGGCAAAAGCCACTCCTTGGATCGATTGCCAAGCTCATGTTTTCCGCCATGGATTTGCAGttccaatgtttttttttatttttttatttttctactcTTCAAATAAAGTCGGCTGGTAGAAGAATCAATTTTATACTGTAAGACAGCGAAGTATGGGCAGTCACATAAGCGAGTGAGCTAGTTTAGGTCTTTTGAACAGTCCGCGTGGGTCTGAATCCTTAGGTGGCACGATCTTGGTCGTTGGATGGAAACAAAGTTGAACTTTTGTCGTAAGATCAAATTGAGTAATAGAGGAACGTGTTTGATTGTGTTGCCACGTGTGGATTTATCTGCTATTTATCACATATCGCACAGTACCTGGTCGTCGCCCGCCATCCTACTCTTCCGTgacctcatttttctttttaatttactttaaaatattatttaatttgtcacatttcttttatttgtaGTTTTGAGATTGGTCACTTTTGTAAAGATAATATATTATCACTAATGATTAATTTTGcccaataacattaaaaaaattattttatttatttattttgttttttttaacttttaaatttacatttctatgttaaattactcaaaaataatagaaatattaatgtttgttaattttattgaaGTGGCATACATACAGATTGTCATATGGATGACATgtcagtatttaattaattttttaaaatgttaaaaagtgttaaaaatattttttataatttataattttaaaattttttaaaattttaaaaaattaattaaatactggTATATCATCCACGTGAAAATTTACGTGTATACgtcaataaagttaaaaaaatttaatttttctatctattttaaggtgatttaaaaaaaatacaagtttaagagcgaaaaattaaatgaaagactaaattgacttattattattattataaagttGGAGAGCCACGTAAGTAATTATGCCAATATATTACcaacaaaataattaataataggttttttttttatttgggtaaTATCAATAATAGGACTTTGACACCTTAAAAAGTAAAAGTCTTACAAAACTCTTTTACTATATACTTTGGATTGCATTTTAGTccattcattaaaaaaaacaaattaacacatTTAAGTTAGATGAGTGAGCAAGTCCATccgttaaaatttaaatttggtgTTTATACATAAGATATAAGaataaatttagtcttcaacttttatacatttattcaatttgacccctactcttttattagaagtaaattagaaaaaaattaaaactaataaaactAAAGAATAAAAGAGGCCTTagcaacaaattaaaaaaatcatttaaactcttttaaattttaaaaattattaaaaaaattataaaaaaattataattataaattttttattaaaaattaacaatacTGGGTGTTGAAAATCTTATgaacattaaaatttaatagttgGATATTAAAATCTTATGaccattaaaatttaattgttaaaaattaaaaataatgttatgaccattaaaatttaaaggttggatattgttattttttaataattttaattttttataatttttttataaattttctttatgatttttaataatttataaattttaaaaggtttaaatgatttctttttaattttttattaatgcttttttgatttttttgtcctattagttttaaaaaataatttactttcaataaaagaatagaggttaaattaaataaatgtataaagatagagggttaaatttatctttatacattatatataatCACTAAAACAAGCACTTAACGGGTTGTTTTGTCACTAATGTAACGTACAAAAatcaatttatctatttttttaataaaatgactaaaatgtaatctaaaaaataatacaGGAAACTTTGTGATACTTAATATCACTGTCTATGTAATTCTTTTTTTCTCAATTGTAATTTGACTCGATATCCAGAGAGAATCAATAATAAAGATCCAATCTATTTATATAGATAAAGTGTTTAGGATTTGAGGTTTTTTCGTTAACCAgaccaattcttttttttttaaaaaaagagagtaaactATACTAGCCATTTTATTACTAGccattttattatcaatttttttgttattcaactatgaaaagttataaaatgatcatctaattatttaatttttcttttttggtcactagACATTAAATGGTTGATAGAAAAATGACatgttagtttttaaaatttacataatagtaactttaatcctcaaacatttatacattgtgtcaatttagtatttgattcaaaaaataataataacaatccaCATCTACAAATTGtgtaatttaatctcttttttttttgtagttttacttttctttgtgGTCATTTCAcctaaaaaacttttaaaaaataaaattattagctaaatttgatatatatatatacacacacacatacacaaaaaaatagaaacactAAAAAACCCAATACTATAATTTTCACGTTTCtcattctaattaaaatttcacaaaaaataaaaacacttaaaaaccTAATATCAAAAACCCAATATATGTATCATgcctattaattttttttccaaaaaaaatgtcAATCTTTTTTCCAAAATTTAGGGAAATAGGCCGTTTTTGGAGAGAAAATACAAAATGCCTTTTACAAGAGTACAGGGCATGCTTTTAGTCTCCTTGTTGCCACCTCAACTAAAGACGCTTCTTGCTAGATGCGTTTTTGTCCCAGCTAAGTGCGCCCTTTCGACTTGTTTCTTAAAACTATgacccaaaccctaaaccttaacccTACACCCAAGATTCTCaagataaaatttcaaaagccTAAGGATCTTGGGATAAAATTCACACATCCCATCTAATCTTTCTGTGGCAGATAATAATGTTatctttaaaatcttttcaaaaaaaaaaaacgctACTTGTTAGAAGCGTTTTTTGACTTGTCGTGTCCAATATTTtccaatattttgaaaatatgtttCATATTTGGTGGTAGAATTTCCTATAAATTGAAGACATTCTGTGTAGAGGTTTCCAAATTTCAAGAAGATTGTTTTCATAACGAGGTTTGCATAAGGAGACCATTAATGATGATACAAatctaaagtttaaaaattgacccaacAAAGTAAATTAGTTCTAGTAAGTGTCGTTGTTTTAATTTGGATAATTAGTACttatttttttgtataatgtttttattttaaacatgtgAAACAGGTTATTTGGGCGAAGATGAGTAGACGAATTAGAGACATTATTTATTAGGACGGTCAAATTTGTGACACTGATATTGGTGTCGTTTTTGTATCAGCCCAAACTATAGAATTAGCatttgtaaactgaaaaatatataggatttttcctatgtaatttatcacctttttacttaaattcgttgcTAAAGctaagtaattatttaataaattaatgaaatatgtgaaaatatgagttttcatacataaaatggcttattttatattgatttgaacatattacattttttaagacataaaatgggccatgcatgattacattaaataataaaatatcaaattatatttaataaatcatttaaatatttcattaataatttgggttgtaattaattatttaaattgaataaattttattctttggtcctttaacttattgatttattttggacaggtccgataactttgttggattacaaaaaccACCCaaaattgaagaccaagtcaacccaaattcAGCTACATATGGCTGTCTActtaaaccactttttggtttaattacacaaggtccttacattattaaagaaattagagatttgcccgaatatttacatttgaccgagtcttagtcctgagttattatggcatttaaattgcttaaaaatcaagcaaaaatcaactCAAATTCCACTAATTGTGGCCTGCCACTCATAGAagatgtaacagcccatttttcaataaaatcagagcagtggtttcgggacgacaaatccgacccaaaaataaagtttatttttatttcattatatggtctgtattataataggcatgtcgtgtgaaaattttgacatgaaaattttatggaaaattgatgtaaaattctaaaattttatgaatacatgtgctggaaaatttgtaataaggctttggttaggcttgggatagggagtaatttgcacaagtttcattttttgggcctagggacaaaatcaaaatttatggaaagttgggtaaaatggtaatttttcctaggacgtaaattgagtgaaattgatggttaaattcatttatatagatccagaaaacACTAATTTGAGGgtagatcgaggaaagaaaaggtttcggattagtagactttaTACACGAataagtatcgaggtaagttcgtgtaacttaatcgggtatgtaattatgttaattgaatgttgtatttgtatGTAACGTGATTTATGTTGATGTGCTTTACTTGTATGCTATGATGGAAAattgatacatgcttgaaatggtgataaagggttaagtcccgatttaATGTGAATTCCgatgattatatgcgctttcccgaaactaataaggtcctgcatttgttgcggtcgggatttagctcggacgagcaatcccattgaccttgttatagaaaggatttagcccggatgagtaatcctgatataatacccCTCGAGCAtacattatgattagggtttaacttggactggtaatcctaatcgagctctTCTAAACTTACGTTATAtaaagatttagcctggactggtaatcctgttatacgataaaTGGCTCAAGAGAGTGTTttttggttaagtgccctaaggggtacccttgaataaggaattgacggattatcgAATCATACACTTCGAGTGTACCACTTAAGCATCCAttggaattcaatgattcaacggacatataACTCTagacatggcatgaaaatcttgagatgaaatgataataacTTAAGGAATATTGTttaatgagctcatctatgttacttgattgatatgaagattttggtgactaacatgtttgattgaatgtatgtgtttaggcaatgtTGCTAATGGATGGTagcatgatattgtatgcttagatttaataatgagattggtaagtttagtttccgttatacgaactaattaagcatgtaatgcttactccattttattttccctatcttatagtgctcagaagctcgcgaaggttggaggaTCATttgagcatcatcacactatcaactaattaTTTTAGGTATACACAGTAAAATCATTTtggaataatggcatgtataagacaaCCTGGCCAACAatggcttgaaatgttattttgtaatctagccattggaatggctagtaatggttttgtaacactccttactCGTATTTGATGTTGGAACAGGGtaagaggcattatcggacttaaacacaagcaaacatacaattccgagtcataaatttggcattaaattaaaacttttcaacaaCCAATCATgtcgtccctaaatcgagcctacgaggcccaaaacgtgCTTTGGAagcggttcgagactaaactgagaactttaaaaatttttacaacacttagaaaatttttcatgt encodes:
- the LOC107951336 gene encoding 4-coumarate--CoA ligase-like 5; the encoded protein is MAENMSLAIDPRSGFCRSNSTFYSKRKPIPLPKNDSLDVTTFISARAHHGKVAFIDAATGRHLTFSELWRAVDSVATCLSDMGIRKGHVVLLLSPNSIFFPIVCLSVMSLGAIITTTNPLNTANEIGKQVADSKPVLAFTIPQLLPKLAGSTIPIVLLEDHVSSQAGEAKIVTTLHQMMKREPSGSRVRDQVNQDDTATLLYSSGTTGASKGVVSSHRNLIAMVQTVINRFSIEVGEKFICTVPMFHIYGLVAFATGLLASGSTVIVLSKFEMHDMLSTIEKYRATYLPLVPPILVAMVNAADQIRKKYDLSSLHSALSGGAPLSKEVIEGFLEKYPNVKILQGYGLTESTGIGASTDSLEESRKYGTAGMLSPSMEAKVVDPDSGKALNVNQTGELWLRGPSVMKGYFSNPEATTSTLDSDGWLRTGDLCYIDEDGFIFIVDRLKELIKYKGYQVPPAELEALLLSHPDILDAAVIPFPDREVGQFPMAYVVRKPGSNLSETGVMDFVGRQVAPYKRIRKVAFVASIPKNPSGKILRKDLIKLATSKL